A segment of the Amycolatopsis thermophila genome:
GCGGAAGCTGCCCTGGTACGGCCCGCCGATGAGCGCGGCGTCGATGGCCACGGCGCGCCTGATGGAGACCTGGGCCCACGCGCAGGACGTCTACGACGCGCTCGGGCTCCGCCGCGAACCGACGCGGCGGCTGTGGCAGATCGCGCGGTTCGGGGTGCGGACGCGGGACTTCGCGTTCGCCGTGCACGGACTCGCCGCGCCACCCGAGGAGTTCCGCGTCGAGCTGTCGGGTGTGGACGGTGCCGAGTGGACGTTCGGGCCGCCGGACGCCGCCCAGCGGGTCACCGGTTCCGCGCTCGGGTTCTGCCTGATCGTCACCCAGCGGCGACACCCGGCCGACACCGACGTCGTCGCCGCCGGGCCGGACGCCGAGAAGTGGCTGGAGATCGCGCAGGCCTTCGCCGGGCCGCCCGGGTCCGGCCGGAAGGCGGGGCAGTTCGCATGAGCGACGTGCTGCGCGTCGGCAACGCGTCCGGCTTCTACGGTGACCGGTTCTCCGCC
Coding sequences within it:
- a CDS encoding TIGR03084 family metal-binding protein produces the protein MADPGPILRDLADESRELDDLVTEARWSTPTPAEGWTIAHQVAHLAWTDAKALIAVRTPDEFPDEVQRALAAGDDFVDQGARELARKPREELLAQWRAGREELARELAAVPPGRKLPWYGPPMSAASMATARLMETWAHAQDVYDALGLRREPTRRLWQIARFGVRTRDFAFAVHGLAAPPEEFRVELSGVDGAEWTFGPPDAAQRVTGSALGFCLIVTQRRHPADTDVVAAGPDAEKWLEIAQAFAGPPGSGRKAGQFA